Proteins from a single region of Catenulispora acidiphila DSM 44928:
- a CDS encoding S41 family peptidase — MTQTTTYLRYPHLSGSTLTFIADDDVWLTDLPGFAASARAWRVTSDRVPVKRPLLSPDGSRVAWTSAREGVVEAFALPVDGGETHRLTYWGHPRTEAIGWASPDEVIVRGWGGHGHRFYSFAHTVPFEGGQPTRLPYGNLKSLAVAEPGVEGSPVVLSRFYAGNSWLWKGYRGGATGQLWIDRAGTGEFERFLADLDGNLGDPMWFDGRVVFHSDHEDGVAELYSALPDGTDLRRHTTGEGGYYLRNAMTDGVRIVFQRAGRLWVMEDLEDDPRALDIRLPGARTATTSRPIDAAQHLGAFSPDHTGRASAVEVRGTVHWLTHKDGPARALGVEAGVRGWLPVVLGQTGQTAWVTDAGGQYSIEIAGVNGADGVGSADAADSADGATRRRILTGEFGYVNELVASPDGKHLAAATRDNKLLLIDVEGGTLRVVTDGEGKFRAMPRWGVGFVSDPAFSPDSRWLAWSQRSDVPDAWQIRVADVASLETLDITEPRFRDWNPVFTADGKHLAFLSARTLDSFEEDMYFDYSFLPSTRPYLVPLAETEPSPFDPELGGRPVDDGDGDGSGDGSKDAGADGEKKDSATPPATVIDTFGITTRAVPFPVASGTYADLAAVKGGVVWLAKPVTGALGTQLAGSGRDQPRPALVRFDFGKREEHTLIGELDGYAVSGDGARLVVADHGALSTRPADKDDDDAKPETVDLSRIRLTVVPATEREQAFEEAWRLQVENYVKPTMDGIDWQAARSRYAPLVAATATDDDFVDLLWELQGELRTSHAYVDAPKSSRDDTPRQQGLLGADLAPDEDGVWRIVKILPGDNSVPAARSPLLAPGIAARVGDAITAVDGLPVPPRVGPAALLAGKADQPTELVLQTQSGKRTVVVVPIADEVQLRYRAWVADRRAYVLEKSGGRLGYVHLPDQAEAGWAEFHRDLSAQVVKDGLVVDTRGNRGGITSSLVVERLLRKPLGWEFARGELPDTYPPYAPPGPVVSVCDEEAGSDGDIINQAFKDHGVTVVGTRTWGGVIGMDDCFYLMDGTFITQPRYALAFNSVGLYGLENHGCEPTVTVDFRPQDFVADLDPQLDKAIEIALEALAKEPAATAPSVPGVYEH, encoded by the coding sequence GTGACGCAGACGACGACGTACCTCCGTTACCCGCACCTGTCCGGATCGACTCTGACGTTCATCGCCGACGACGACGTATGGCTCACCGACCTGCCCGGCTTCGCCGCCTCCGCCCGCGCCTGGCGCGTGACCTCGGACCGCGTCCCGGTCAAGCGGCCGCTGCTGTCGCCCGACGGCTCGCGCGTGGCGTGGACCTCAGCGCGGGAGGGCGTCGTCGAGGCGTTCGCGCTTCCGGTGGACGGCGGGGAGACCCACCGCCTGACATACTGGGGCCACCCGCGCACCGAGGCGATCGGCTGGGCCTCGCCCGACGAGGTGATCGTGCGCGGCTGGGGCGGTCACGGCCACCGCTTCTACAGCTTCGCCCACACCGTGCCCTTCGAGGGCGGCCAGCCCACGCGGCTTCCGTACGGCAACCTGAAGAGCCTCGCCGTCGCCGAGCCCGGGGTGGAGGGCAGCCCGGTTGTCCTGAGCCGCTTCTACGCCGGCAACTCCTGGCTGTGGAAGGGCTACCGCGGCGGCGCGACCGGCCAGCTGTGGATCGACCGCGCGGGCACCGGCGAGTTCGAGCGCTTCCTGGCCGACCTGGACGGCAACCTCGGCGACCCGATGTGGTTCGACGGCCGCGTGGTCTTCCACTCCGACCACGAGGACGGCGTCGCAGAGCTCTACTCCGCGCTCCCCGACGGCACCGACCTGCGCCGCCACACCACCGGCGAGGGCGGCTACTACCTGCGCAACGCCATGACCGACGGCGTCCGCATCGTCTTCCAGCGCGCCGGCCGGCTCTGGGTGATGGAAGACCTCGAAGACGACCCGCGCGCCCTGGACATCCGCCTCCCGGGCGCGCGCACCGCCACCACCAGCCGCCCGATCGACGCCGCGCAGCACCTCGGCGCCTTCAGTCCGGACCACACCGGCCGCGCCAGCGCGGTCGAGGTCCGCGGCACGGTGCACTGGCTGACCCACAAGGACGGCCCGGCGCGCGCCCTCGGCGTCGAGGCCGGCGTCCGCGGCTGGCTGCCGGTCGTGCTCGGCCAGACCGGGCAGACCGCGTGGGTCACCGACGCCGGCGGACAGTACTCGATCGAGATCGCCGGCGTGAACGGCGCTGACGGCGTAGGCAGTGCTGACGCAGCCGACAGCGCCGACGGCGCGACCCGCCGCCGCATCCTCACCGGCGAGTTCGGCTACGTCAACGAACTCGTCGCCTCCCCGGACGGCAAGCACCTGGCCGCCGCCACCCGCGACAACAAGCTCCTGCTGATCGACGTCGAGGGCGGCACCCTGCGCGTGGTCACCGACGGCGAGGGCAAGTTCCGCGCGATGCCGCGCTGGGGCGTCGGATTCGTCTCCGACCCGGCGTTCTCGCCGGACTCCCGGTGGCTCGCCTGGAGCCAGCGCTCGGACGTCCCGGACGCCTGGCAGATCCGGGTCGCCGACGTCGCGAGCCTGGAGACGCTCGACATCACCGAGCCGCGGTTCCGGGACTGGAACCCGGTGTTCACCGCCGACGGCAAGCACCTGGCGTTCCTGTCGGCGCGAACGCTGGACTCCTTCGAAGAGGACATGTACTTCGACTACTCGTTCCTGCCCTCGACGCGGCCGTATCTGGTGCCGCTGGCCGAGACCGAGCCCTCGCCGTTCGACCCCGAACTCGGTGGTCGGCCGGTGGACGACGGCGACGGCGACGGCAGCGGCGACGGCAGCAAGGACGCGGGCGCGGACGGCGAGAAGAAGGACTCTGCGACGCCCCCCGCGACCGTGATCGACACCTTCGGCATCACCACGCGCGCCGTCCCCTTCCCGGTCGCCTCCGGAACCTACGCCGACCTCGCCGCGGTGAAGGGCGGCGTGGTCTGGCTGGCCAAGCCGGTCACCGGCGCGCTGGGCACCCAGCTGGCCGGCTCCGGCCGGGACCAACCGCGCCCGGCCCTGGTCCGCTTCGACTTCGGCAAGCGCGAGGAGCACACGCTCATCGGCGAGCTGGACGGCTACGCGGTCTCCGGCGACGGCGCGCGCCTGGTCGTCGCCGACCACGGCGCGCTGTCGACGCGTCCGGCCGACAAGGACGACGACGACGCGAAGCCCGAAACCGTGGACCTGTCCCGGATCCGGCTGACGGTGGTCCCCGCCACCGAGCGCGAGCAGGCCTTCGAAGAGGCATGGCGGCTCCAGGTCGAGAACTACGTCAAGCCGACCATGGACGGCATCGACTGGCAGGCAGCCCGCTCCCGCTACGCGCCGCTGGTCGCGGCCACCGCGACCGACGACGACTTCGTGGACCTGCTGTGGGAACTGCAAGGCGAGCTGCGGACCTCGCATGCCTACGTCGACGCGCCGAAGTCCTCCCGCGACGACACCCCGCGGCAGCAGGGTCTGCTCGGCGCCGACCTGGCTCCGGACGAGGACGGCGTGTGGCGGATCGTCAAGATCCTGCCGGGCGACAATTCCGTGCCCGCTGCCCGCTCGCCGCTGCTGGCGCCGGGCATCGCGGCGCGCGTCGGGGACGCGATCACCGCGGTGGACGGTCTGCCGGTCCCGCCGCGCGTCGGTCCGGCCGCGCTCCTGGCGGGCAAAGCCGACCAGCCGACCGAGCTGGTCCTTCAGACCCAGTCCGGCAAGCGCACGGTGGTCGTGGTTCCGATCGCCGACGAGGTGCAGCTGCGCTACCGGGCTTGGGTCGCCGACCGTCGCGCGTACGTGTTGGAGAAGTCCGGCGGACGGCTGGGCTACGTGCACCTGCCGGACCAGGCCGAGGCGGGGTGGGCCGAGTTCCACCGCGATCTGAGCGCTCAGGTCGTGAAGGACGGACTGGTGGTCGACACGCGCGGCAACCGCGGCGGCATCACCTCCTCGCTCGTCGTGGAGCGGTTGCTGCGCAAGCCGCTCGGGTGGGAGTTCGCGCGCGGCGAGCTGCCCGACACCTACCCGCCGTACGCGCCGCCCGGACCGGTGGTCTCGGTGTGCGACGAGGAGGCCGGCAGCGACGGCGACATCATCAACCAGGCGTTCAAGGACCACGGGGTGACCGTGGTCGGCACGCGCACCTGGGGTGGCGTCATCGGCATGGACGACTGCTTCTATCTGATGGACGGCACGTTCATCACGCAGCCGCGCTACGCGCTGGCCTTCAACTCCGTGGGTCTGTACGGCTTGGAGAACCACGGCTGCGAGCCGACGGTGACCGTCGACTTCCGGCCGCAGGACTTCGTCGCCGACCTGGATCCGCAGCTGGACAAGGCGATCGAGATCGCCTTGGAGGCGCTGGCGAAGGAGCCCGCGGCGACGGCGCCGTCGGTGCCGGGAGTGTACGAGCACTGA